One genomic region from Athalia rosae chromosome 3, iyAthRosa1.1, whole genome shotgun sequence encodes:
- the LOC105690095 gene encoding WD repeat domain phosphoinositide-interacting protein 2 isoform X1 yields the protein MGTVEFGLMFHFVRSEVSEECQLFVTQYGCRITVAKSVQCVYWFREFFCCQGRIINPTKNLFLRGVLRFMQNLARNVDVLTQGFKYGISGLMNLANQTADPQSGVFFVNFNQDCTSLAVGTKSGHKIFSLNSVDQLEKIYENDSEDICIVERLFSSSLVAVVSLSSPRKLKVCHFRKGTEICNYSYSNTILAVKLNRARLVVCLEESLYIHNIRDMKVLHTIRDTPPNLAGLCTLSINSDSCYLAYPGSNTIGEVQIFDAINLQAKTMIPAHDSPLAALAFNPTGNKVATASEKGTVIRVFHVHDGAKLFEFRRGVKRCVSISSLAFSMDSLFLCCSSNTETVHVFKLEEPKEVPAPEEAQSWMGYLTKAVSASANYLPSQVTDVFNQGRAFASVHLPFQGLRNVCAITKIQKVLRLLVASADGYLYVYNLDMAEGGDCTLLKQHRLDGKQDEVDGPTVSTMAPGTGEAPAVAQTVQNTGCINSYAGALRGRSPDSMSGTESEKFHEMVAATESPPKGGFRLDDDAEFPPVTQRTD from the exons ATGGGAACGGTAGAATTCGGTCTGATGTTTCATTTCGTACGTTCCGAAGTCAGCGAAGAATGTCAGCTGTTCGTAACTCAATATGGATGTAGAATAACAGTAGCAAAGAGTGTTCAGTGTGTGTACTGGTTTAGAgagtttttttgttgccaAGGTCGTATAATAAATCctacgaaaaatttgtttcttcgGGGAGTCCTTCGATTTATGCAAAATCTAGCGCGCAACGTGGATGTGTTGACACAGGGATTTAAATACGGTATATCAGGACTCATGAACCTCGCAAATCAAACCGCGGATCCTCAGAGTGGTGTTTTCTttgtaaatttcaatcaaGATTGCAC ATCCCTCGCAGTTGGTACAAAGTCTGGGCACAAAATCTTCTCCCTCAACTCTGTTGACCAGTTGGAAAAGATCTACGAAAATG ATTCTGAAGACATATGCATCGTGGAACGTTTGTTCAGCAGCAGTCTTGTGGCAGTGGTCAGCCTGTCCTCCCCCCGTAAGCTGAAAGTATGTCATTTCCGAAAAGGCACCGAAATTTGCAACTACAGTTATTCCAATACGATTCTGGCTGTGAAACTGAATAGAGCG AGATTAGTGGTATGTCTTGAAGAATCATTGTATATCCACAACATCCGTGACATGAAGGTGCTGCACACAATTCGTGATACCCCTCCAAACCTCGCAGGACTTTGCACGCTCTCCATAAATAGCGATAGTTGTTACCTTGCCTATCCTGGATCCAATACTATAGGAGAAGTTCAGATATTCGATGCAATCAATCTT CAAGCAAAAACGATGATACCAGCACATGACAGTCCATTGGCAGCCCTAGCTTTCAATCCAACGGGAAACAAAGTAGCAACAGCTTCGGAAAAGGGGACTGTTATCAGAGTATTTCAT GTACACGACGGTgctaaattatttgaattccgGCGAGGTGTGAAGAGATGTGTATCTATCAGTAGCCTTGCATTCAGTATGGACTCTTTATTTCTTTGCTGTTCTAGTAATACTGAAACTGTACATGTCTTTAAACTGGAAGAACCCAAAGAAGT ACCAGCTCCTGAAGAAGCCCAAAGCTGGATGGGTTATTTGACAAAGGCAGTATCGGCTTCGGCGAATTATCTACCATCCCAGGTGACGGATGTCTTTAATCAAGGTCGAGCTTTTGCCAGTGTACATCTTCCGTTCCAGGGCCTCAGGAACGTCTGTGCCATTACgaa AATCCAAAAAGTACTGAGGTTATTGGTGGCCAGCGCAGATGGATATCTGTACGTTTATAATCTCGATATGGCAGAAGGAGGAGATTGCACGCTACTCAAGCAGCACAG ATTGGATGGAAAGCAGGATGAAGTAGATGGTCCAACTGTATCAACGATGGCGCCTGGGACAGGTGAAGCACCCGCAGTAGCTCAGACAGTACAAAATACAG GCTGCATAAATAGCTACGCGGGTGCATTGCGCGGCCGTTCGCCAGACTCCATGTCAGGTACTG
- the LOC105690095 gene encoding WD repeat domain phosphoinositide-interacting protein 2 isoform X2: MGTVEFGLMFHFVRSEVSEECQLFVTQYGCRITVAKSVQCVYWFREFFCCQGRIINPTKNLFLRGVLRFMQNLARNVDVLTQGFKYGISGLMNLANQTADPQSGVFFVNFNQDCTSLAVGTKSGHKIFSLNSVDQLEKIYENDSEDICIVERLFSSSLVAVVSLSSPRKLKVCHFRKGTEICNYSYSNTILAVKLNRARLVVCLEESLYIHNIRDMKVLHTIRDTPPNLAGLCTLSINSDSCYLAYPGSNTIGEVQIFDAINLQAKTMIPAHDSPLAALAFNPTGNKVATASEKGTVIRVFHVHDGAKLFEFRRGVKRCVSISSLAFSMDSLFLCCSSNTETVHVFKLEEPKEVPAPEEAQSWMGYLTKAVSASANYLPSQVTDVFNQGRAFASVHLPFQGLRNVCAITKIQKVLRLLVASADGYLYVYNLDMAEGGDCTLLKQHRLDGKQDEVDGPTVSTMAPGTGEAPAVAQTVQNTGCINSYAGALRGRSPDSMSESEKFHEMVAATESPPKGGFRLDDDAEFPPVTQRTD, from the exons ATGGGAACGGTAGAATTCGGTCTGATGTTTCATTTCGTACGTTCCGAAGTCAGCGAAGAATGTCAGCTGTTCGTAACTCAATATGGATGTAGAATAACAGTAGCAAAGAGTGTTCAGTGTGTGTACTGGTTTAGAgagtttttttgttgccaAGGTCGTATAATAAATCctacgaaaaatttgtttcttcgGGGAGTCCTTCGATTTATGCAAAATCTAGCGCGCAACGTGGATGTGTTGACACAGGGATTTAAATACGGTATATCAGGACTCATGAACCTCGCAAATCAAACCGCGGATCCTCAGAGTGGTGTTTTCTttgtaaatttcaatcaaGATTGCAC ATCCCTCGCAGTTGGTACAAAGTCTGGGCACAAAATCTTCTCCCTCAACTCTGTTGACCAGTTGGAAAAGATCTACGAAAATG ATTCTGAAGACATATGCATCGTGGAACGTTTGTTCAGCAGCAGTCTTGTGGCAGTGGTCAGCCTGTCCTCCCCCCGTAAGCTGAAAGTATGTCATTTCCGAAAAGGCACCGAAATTTGCAACTACAGTTATTCCAATACGATTCTGGCTGTGAAACTGAATAGAGCG AGATTAGTGGTATGTCTTGAAGAATCATTGTATATCCACAACATCCGTGACATGAAGGTGCTGCACACAATTCGTGATACCCCTCCAAACCTCGCAGGACTTTGCACGCTCTCCATAAATAGCGATAGTTGTTACCTTGCCTATCCTGGATCCAATACTATAGGAGAAGTTCAGATATTCGATGCAATCAATCTT CAAGCAAAAACGATGATACCAGCACATGACAGTCCATTGGCAGCCCTAGCTTTCAATCCAACGGGAAACAAAGTAGCAACAGCTTCGGAAAAGGGGACTGTTATCAGAGTATTTCAT GTACACGACGGTgctaaattatttgaattccgGCGAGGTGTGAAGAGATGTGTATCTATCAGTAGCCTTGCATTCAGTATGGACTCTTTATTTCTTTGCTGTTCTAGTAATACTGAAACTGTACATGTCTTTAAACTGGAAGAACCCAAAGAAGT ACCAGCTCCTGAAGAAGCCCAAAGCTGGATGGGTTATTTGACAAAGGCAGTATCGGCTTCGGCGAATTATCTACCATCCCAGGTGACGGATGTCTTTAATCAAGGTCGAGCTTTTGCCAGTGTACATCTTCCGTTCCAGGGCCTCAGGAACGTCTGTGCCATTACgaa AATCCAAAAAGTACTGAGGTTATTGGTGGCCAGCGCAGATGGATATCTGTACGTTTATAATCTCGATATGGCAGAAGGAGGAGATTGCACGCTACTCAAGCAGCACAG ATTGGATGGAAAGCAGGATGAAGTAGATGGTCCAACTGTATCAACGATGGCGCCTGGGACAGGTGAAGCACCCGCAGTAGCTCAGACAGTACAAAATACAG GCTGCATAAATAGCTACGCGGGTGCATTGCGCGGCCGTTCGCCAGACTCCATGTCAG
- the LOC105690095 gene encoding WD repeat domain phosphoinositide-interacting protein 2 isoform X4, with product MGTVEFGLMFHFVRSEVSEECQLFVTQYGCRITVAKSVQCVYWFREFFCCQGRIINPTKNLFLRGVLRFMQNLARNVDVLTQGFKYGISGLMNLANQTADPQSGVFFVNFNQDCTSLAVGTKSGHKIFSLNSVDQLEKIYENDSEDICIVERLFSSSLVAVVSLSSPRKLKVCHFRKGTEICNYSYSNTILAVKLNRARLVVCLEESLYIHNIRDMKVLHTIRDTPPNLAGLCTLSINSDSCYLAYPGSNTIGEVQIFDAINLQAKTMIPAHDSPLAALAFNPTGNKVATASEKGTVIRVFHVHDGAKLFEFRRGVKRCVSISSLAFSMDSLFLCCSSNTETVHVFKLEEPKEVPAPEEAQSWMGYLTKAVSASANYLPSQVTDVFNQGRAFASVHLPFQGLRNVCAITKIQKVLRLLVASADGYLYVYNLDMAEGGDCTLLKQHRLDGKQDEVDGPTVSTMAPGTGEAPAVAQTVQNTDCVT from the exons ATGGGAACGGTAGAATTCGGTCTGATGTTTCATTTCGTACGTTCCGAAGTCAGCGAAGAATGTCAGCTGTTCGTAACTCAATATGGATGTAGAATAACAGTAGCAAAGAGTGTTCAGTGTGTGTACTGGTTTAGAgagtttttttgttgccaAGGTCGTATAATAAATCctacgaaaaatttgtttcttcgGGGAGTCCTTCGATTTATGCAAAATCTAGCGCGCAACGTGGATGTGTTGACACAGGGATTTAAATACGGTATATCAGGACTCATGAACCTCGCAAATCAAACCGCGGATCCTCAGAGTGGTGTTTTCTttgtaaatttcaatcaaGATTGCAC ATCCCTCGCAGTTGGTACAAAGTCTGGGCACAAAATCTTCTCCCTCAACTCTGTTGACCAGTTGGAAAAGATCTACGAAAATG ATTCTGAAGACATATGCATCGTGGAACGTTTGTTCAGCAGCAGTCTTGTGGCAGTGGTCAGCCTGTCCTCCCCCCGTAAGCTGAAAGTATGTCATTTCCGAAAAGGCACCGAAATTTGCAACTACAGTTATTCCAATACGATTCTGGCTGTGAAACTGAATAGAGCG AGATTAGTGGTATGTCTTGAAGAATCATTGTATATCCACAACATCCGTGACATGAAGGTGCTGCACACAATTCGTGATACCCCTCCAAACCTCGCAGGACTTTGCACGCTCTCCATAAATAGCGATAGTTGTTACCTTGCCTATCCTGGATCCAATACTATAGGAGAAGTTCAGATATTCGATGCAATCAATCTT CAAGCAAAAACGATGATACCAGCACATGACAGTCCATTGGCAGCCCTAGCTTTCAATCCAACGGGAAACAAAGTAGCAACAGCTTCGGAAAAGGGGACTGTTATCAGAGTATTTCAT GTACACGACGGTgctaaattatttgaattccgGCGAGGTGTGAAGAGATGTGTATCTATCAGTAGCCTTGCATTCAGTATGGACTCTTTATTTCTTTGCTGTTCTAGTAATACTGAAACTGTACATGTCTTTAAACTGGAAGAACCCAAAGAAGT ACCAGCTCCTGAAGAAGCCCAAAGCTGGATGGGTTATTTGACAAAGGCAGTATCGGCTTCGGCGAATTATCTACCATCCCAGGTGACGGATGTCTTTAATCAAGGTCGAGCTTTTGCCAGTGTACATCTTCCGTTCCAGGGCCTCAGGAACGTCTGTGCCATTACgaa AATCCAAAAAGTACTGAGGTTATTGGTGGCCAGCGCAGATGGATATCTGTACGTTTATAATCTCGATATGGCAGAAGGAGGAGATTGCACGCTACTCAAGCAGCACAG ATTGGATGGAAAGCAGGATGAAGTAGATGGTCCAACTGTATCAACGATGGCGCCTGGGACAGGTGAAGCACCCGCAGTAGCTCAGACAGTACAAAATACAG ATTGTGTTACATGA
- the LOC105690095 gene encoding WD repeat domain phosphoinositide-interacting protein 2 isoform X3, protein MGTVEFGLMFHFVRSEVSEECQLFVTQYGCRITVAKSVQCVYWFREFFCCQGRIINPTKNLFLRGVLRFMQNLARNVDVLTQGFKYGISGLMNLANQTADPQSGVFFVNFNQDCTSLAVGTKSGHKIFSLNSVDQLEKIYENDSEDICIVERLFSSSLVAVVSLSSPRKLKVCHFRKGTEICNYSYSNTILAVKLNRARLVVCLEESLYIHNIRDMKVLHTIRDTPPNLAGLCTLSINSDSCYLAYPGSNTIGEVQIFDAINLQAKTMIPAHDSPLAALAFNPTGNKVATASEKGTVIRVFHVHDGAKLFEFRRGVKRCVSISSLAFSMDSLFLCCSSNTETVHVFKLEEPKEVPAPEEAQSWMGYLTKAVSASANYLPSQVTDVFNQGRAFASVHLPFQGLRNVCAITKIQKVLRLLVASADGYLYVYNLDMAEGGDCTLLKQHRLDGKQDEVDGPTVSTMAPGTGEAPAVAQTVQNTESEKFHEMVAATESPPKGGFRLDDDAEFPPVTQRTD, encoded by the exons ATGGGAACGGTAGAATTCGGTCTGATGTTTCATTTCGTACGTTCCGAAGTCAGCGAAGAATGTCAGCTGTTCGTAACTCAATATGGATGTAGAATAACAGTAGCAAAGAGTGTTCAGTGTGTGTACTGGTTTAGAgagtttttttgttgccaAGGTCGTATAATAAATCctacgaaaaatttgtttcttcgGGGAGTCCTTCGATTTATGCAAAATCTAGCGCGCAACGTGGATGTGTTGACACAGGGATTTAAATACGGTATATCAGGACTCATGAACCTCGCAAATCAAACCGCGGATCCTCAGAGTGGTGTTTTCTttgtaaatttcaatcaaGATTGCAC ATCCCTCGCAGTTGGTACAAAGTCTGGGCACAAAATCTTCTCCCTCAACTCTGTTGACCAGTTGGAAAAGATCTACGAAAATG ATTCTGAAGACATATGCATCGTGGAACGTTTGTTCAGCAGCAGTCTTGTGGCAGTGGTCAGCCTGTCCTCCCCCCGTAAGCTGAAAGTATGTCATTTCCGAAAAGGCACCGAAATTTGCAACTACAGTTATTCCAATACGATTCTGGCTGTGAAACTGAATAGAGCG AGATTAGTGGTATGTCTTGAAGAATCATTGTATATCCACAACATCCGTGACATGAAGGTGCTGCACACAATTCGTGATACCCCTCCAAACCTCGCAGGACTTTGCACGCTCTCCATAAATAGCGATAGTTGTTACCTTGCCTATCCTGGATCCAATACTATAGGAGAAGTTCAGATATTCGATGCAATCAATCTT CAAGCAAAAACGATGATACCAGCACATGACAGTCCATTGGCAGCCCTAGCTTTCAATCCAACGGGAAACAAAGTAGCAACAGCTTCGGAAAAGGGGACTGTTATCAGAGTATTTCAT GTACACGACGGTgctaaattatttgaattccgGCGAGGTGTGAAGAGATGTGTATCTATCAGTAGCCTTGCATTCAGTATGGACTCTTTATTTCTTTGCTGTTCTAGTAATACTGAAACTGTACATGTCTTTAAACTGGAAGAACCCAAAGAAGT ACCAGCTCCTGAAGAAGCCCAAAGCTGGATGGGTTATTTGACAAAGGCAGTATCGGCTTCGGCGAATTATCTACCATCCCAGGTGACGGATGTCTTTAATCAAGGTCGAGCTTTTGCCAGTGTACATCTTCCGTTCCAGGGCCTCAGGAACGTCTGTGCCATTACgaa AATCCAAAAAGTACTGAGGTTATTGGTGGCCAGCGCAGATGGATATCTGTACGTTTATAATCTCGATATGGCAGAAGGAGGAGATTGCACGCTACTCAAGCAGCACAG ATTGGATGGAAAGCAGGATGAAGTAGATGGTCCAACTGTATCAACGATGGCGCCTGGGACAGGTGAAGCACCCGCAGTAGCTCAGACAGTACAAAATACAG
- the LOC105690112 gene encoding monocyte to macrophage differentiation factor 2 isoform X1 yields the protein MNFNTDGFWLHRVVSIPIAKLLQFQWIKDVKWMNPRAPTNEAYQPTPVEHIANVITHGMWVMPSLLAGLTLIQRSSTWMQLISALVYGTSLLLVFTVSTFFHSVHYCNHNRQLKDTLHRCDRAMIYVFIAATYFPWLTLKDFSDNALLLAMRYMVWIMAMLGILYQQVFHERYKMLETIFYLFMGIGPSIAIINITEISGIRELKLGGLIYVIGVVFFKSDGRIPCAHAIWHLFVATAAAFHYFAILNYLYPSMDKLELENPTAPPHPNILESHLELRLHVQG from the exons ATGAATTTCAACACGGACGGATTTTGGCTTCATCGAGTGGTCTCGATTCCTATAGCCAAGCTCTTGCAGTTCCAATGGATCAAAGA TGTTAAATGGATGAACCCTCGAGCACCCACCAATGAGGCATATCAACCAACACCGGTAGAACATATTGCTAATGTTATCACCCATGGAATGTGGGTAATGCCTTCGCTTTTGGCTGGCCTTACTCTCATCCAACGTTCTTCAACGTGGATGCAGCTCATTTCTGCTTTAGTTTATGGAACATCTCTACTTCTCGTCTTCACTGTATCAACGTTTTTTCATAGCGTACATTACTGCAATCATAACAG ACAGCTCAAAGATACGCTGCACCGTTGCGATCGTGCAATGATATACGTTTTTATAGCAGCCACATATTTTCCATGGCTGACATTGAAAGACTTTTCCGACAACGCGCTGTTACTGGCTATGCGTTATATGGTCTGGATTATGGCAATGCTTGGCATTTTGTACCAACAAGTTTTTCATGAGCGTTATAAAATGCTCGAGACCATCTTTTATCTGTTTATGGGCATTGGCCCTAGTATTGCTATCATCAATATA ACTGAGATCAGCGGTATCAGAGAGCTTAAACTTGGAGGATTGATTTACGTGATAGGCGTGGTATTTTTCAAGTCAGACGGACGCATACCATGTGCACATGCGATATGGCACCTGTTTGTGGCTACAGCAGCCGCGTTTCACTATTTTGCAATTTTGAACTATCTTTACCCAAGTATGGATAAATTAGAATTGGAGAACCCTACGGCACCGCCACATCCAAACATTCTCGAATCTCACTTAGAGCT AAGACTCCACGTACAGGGATGA
- the LOC105690112 gene encoding monocyte to macrophage differentiation factor isoform X2, translating into MNPRAPTNEAYQPTPVEHIANVITHGMWVMPSLLAGLTLIQRSSTWMQLISALVYGTSLLLVFTVSTFFHSVHYCNHNRQLKDTLHRCDRAMIYVFIAATYFPWLTLKDFSDNALLLAMRYMVWIMAMLGILYQQVFHERYKMLETIFYLFMGIGPSIAIINITEISGIRELKLGGLIYVIGVVFFKSDGRIPCAHAIWHLFVATAAAFHYFAILNYLYPSMDKLELENPTAPPHPNILESHLELRLHVQG; encoded by the exons ATGAACCCTCGAGCACCCACCAATGAGGCATATCAACCAACACCGGTAGAACATATTGCTAATGTTATCACCCATGGAATGTGGGTAATGCCTTCGCTTTTGGCTGGCCTTACTCTCATCCAACGTTCTTCAACGTGGATGCAGCTCATTTCTGCTTTAGTTTATGGAACATCTCTACTTCTCGTCTTCACTGTATCAACGTTTTTTCATAGCGTACATTACTGCAATCATAACAG ACAGCTCAAAGATACGCTGCACCGTTGCGATCGTGCAATGATATACGTTTTTATAGCAGCCACATATTTTCCATGGCTGACATTGAAAGACTTTTCCGACAACGCGCTGTTACTGGCTATGCGTTATATGGTCTGGATTATGGCAATGCTTGGCATTTTGTACCAACAAGTTTTTCATGAGCGTTATAAAATGCTCGAGACCATCTTTTATCTGTTTATGGGCATTGGCCCTAGTATTGCTATCATCAATATA ACTGAGATCAGCGGTATCAGAGAGCTTAAACTTGGAGGATTGATTTACGTGATAGGCGTGGTATTTTTCAAGTCAGACGGACGCATACCATGTGCACATGCGATATGGCACCTGTTTGTGGCTACAGCAGCCGCGTTTCACTATTTTGCAATTTTGAACTATCTTTACCCAAGTATGGATAAATTAGAATTGGAGAACCCTACGGCACCGCCACATCCAAACATTCTCGAATCTCACTTAGAGCT AAGACTCCACGTACAGGGATGA